The nucleotide sequence AGAAGAAGAGGAATTATGTCTGACCAATTGAAAGAAGAGCTTGCGAAGGAGTTAGGGTTTTATGACACTGTTCAACGGGAAGGCTGGGGCGGAATTACAGCCCGTGACGCGGGTAACATGGTCAAACGAGCAATTGAACTGGCAGAAAACCAGCTCGTCAACAAGCGCTGACACTTTTAGCTAACTTCTAATTAAAAAGCCGCTAAGGGATCGGGGAAACCCCGATCCTTTTTTACATAGAAAATTGCTCCATCACACATCATATTTACAACTCCTAATCGACTTTATGATAAAATAAGCTAAACTGTAATGTGCACAAAGTAGGTGGCCTATTGTGAAAATAATGATGAAAGCACCGGCGAAGATTAATTTAACGCTCGATGTGCTACATAAACGTGCGGATGGATATCATGAGGTAGAGATGATCATGACAACAGTAGATCTGGCAGACCGAATTGAATTGGAACCACTCGCAAAAGATGAAATTAAAATTATATCCCATAACCGTTTTGTTCCGGATGATAAACGTAACTTAGCTTACCAGGCAGCGATGCTGCTTAAAGAAAGGTACGGCATTCGTTCAGGTGTAGCGATTGGCATTGAAAAGGTGATCCCGGTAGCTGCTGGTCTAGCAGGCGGCAGCAGTGACGCCGCTGCTACATTGAAGGGGCTAAACAAGCTATGGGATCTAGGGTTAAGTCTAGACGAACTAGCGACTCTCGGAGCGGAGATTGGTTCCGATGTTTCTTTTTGTGTATACGGCGGCACCGCTTTAGCCAAGGGACGGGGAGAAAAAATACAGCACCTTCCAGCTCCCCCGAATTGCTGGGTGGTTCTTGCTAAACCGACAATCGGTGTGTCCACAGCTGAAGTGTACAAAAATTTAAAGATTGACGGCTTGCGGCATCCTAATACACAGGCAATGATGTCTGCCATTGAAACGAAGGATTATCATAAAATGTGCGCTCATCTTGGCAATGTTCTGGAGTCTGTGACATTAAAGCTCTATCCGGAAGTGGCTCAAATTAAAGAACAGATGGAACGATTTGGAGCAGATGCTGTGCTGATGAGTGGAAGCGGACCAACCGTTTTTGGACTAATGCAGCATGATTCTAGAATGCACCGGGTTTGCAACGGCTTAAGAGGCTTTTGCGACCAGGTATACGCAGTCAGAATGCTAGGAGAAGGGATTCCTGTTGATTGAACCCGTATGTTAAGATATATTTAAAATTAAATATTCGGATTTACTCCTTAGGAGGGTCGAACAGAACATGAAGTTTCGTCGAAGTGAACGGTTAATTGACATGACACATTATTTACTGGAGCATCCACAGCAGCTTGTTTCACTTACTTTTTTTGCCGAACGGTACGGATCGGCAAAATCATCTATTAGTGAAGACTTGTCTATTGTGAAGGAAACGTTTGAACAGCGCGGCATTGGCTCTCTTCAAACCATTCCGGGAGCTGCTGGTGGGGTTAAATATTTCTCAAAAGTTAGTGAGATAGAAGCACGAAAATTTATCGCAAATCTTTGCGAACAAATTGAAAGCCCCGAGAGACTTCTTCCTGGCGGCTATTTATACATGATGGACCTGCTTGGTCATCCGCAAGTTATTCATCAAGTCGGCAAACTTCTTGCCTCTGCTTATGCAGGCATGGAGATTGATGCCATCATGACAGTAGCAACAAAAGGCATTCCCATCGCCCATGCCATTGCCTCACATTTGAATGTTCCGGTTGTTGTCGTTCGTCGGGACAGCAAAGTAACAGAGGGCCCGACTGTCAGCATTAATTATGTATCGGGTTCTACAAAGCGCATACAAACGATGGTGCTCGCAAAGCGCAGTTTGAAAGAAGGATCCAAGGTGTTGCTTGTAGATGATTTTATGAAGGCTGGCGGGACGATAAATGGAATGATCAGCCTGTTAGCAGAGTTTAATGCTTCTGTAGCAGGAATTGCTGTCCTCGTTGAAGCAGAACATGACGAGGAAAGACTCGTAGAGGATTACATATCACTTGTTAAGCTGCAAGATGTAAATGTTCGCACGTCTGCTATTTCTGTAGTAGAAGGAAATTATTTTTCCAAAAACATACAGTTTTCATAAGGAGAGGTTAAGATGAAAGTAGTAGCGACAAATCAAGCACCAGCGGCCATTGGCCCATATTCTCAGGGGATTATTGTAAATAACATGTTTTATAGTTCTGGTCAAATCCCATTAACACCTGCAGGGGAATTAGTAAATGGAGATGTAACCGAGCAAACTCATCAAGTATTTAAAAATCTTCAGGCTGTTTTAGCTGAAGCTGGAGCTTCCTTGGATACAGTCGTGAAAGCTACAGTCTTCATCGCTGACATGGAAGAATTCGGGGCAGTGAATGACGTGTACAGCCAATACTTTGGTGAACATAAACCAGCCCGTTCCTGCGTGGAAGTGGCAAGGCTGCCTAAAGATGTGAAAGTCGAAATTGAAGTAATTGCCCTCGTAAAATAATACGGGTAACCAAGAGTTGGAAATGCTTTTCTTCGCCAGCATGTTGATTGGTAGAAATGATGGTTTTGACTGGCATATCCATCTCTAAAATCAGTTTTTTCCGTTTCGAAACACTCGTGAAATCATCACGGGTGTTTTTTATACAAAATAAAGTAAAATTTTTTCAAAAAAAAGAAGGAATATTTGAAATATTATTGAATAGTTAGTTTAAGCTTTTTATATAGGGGAAAAAGGGGTGAACAGAGTGGAAGTAACTGATGTGAGACTAAGACGCGTAAATACGGATGGCCGCATGAGAGCGATTGCATCAATTACGTTGGACAATGAATTTGTTATTCATGATATCCGTGTAATTGACGGCAACAATGGTTTGTTTGTTGCTATGCCAAGCAAACGTACGCCAGATGGCGAGTTTCGTGATATTGCCCATCCAATCAACTCCAACACACGCGGTAAAATCCAAGATGCTGTTTTAGCTGAGTATCACCGTCTGGGAGAATTGGAAGAAGTGGAATTAGAAGAAGCAGGAGCTTCATAAATTTACATGCAACAAGAGCCTACTTCAAATGTATGGCTCTTTTTTCATTGAAAAAAACACCTCCATTTCCACTCATATTTCCCTTTTGGCATCTTCTTTCTTACATTCCTTTAAAAATCCGAATATTCATTGACAAAAATTTGTCGTTTTTTAAGCTGTCTTGAAATAAGAGCCCTTTTAAGATATAGTCAATAAGGATAAAAAGTTATAGGGGGACCCTCAATGACGAATATTTATGCTGTCATTCTTGCGGCAGGAAAAGGCACACGGATGAAGTCTAAGCTTTATAAAGTGCTTCACCCTGTCTGTGGTAAACCGATGGTAGAGCATGTGATTGATCAAATATCTGATTTACATACAAATAAAATTGTTACAATTGTTGGCCATGGAGCAGAAAAAGTAAAAGGCTATCTTGGTGAAAAGAGTGAATTTGCTTTGCAGGAAGAGCAGCTTGGTACTGCTCATGCAGTCATGCAGGCAGAAGCTATTCTTGGAGAAGAAGAGGGCTGCACACTCGTTGTTTGCGGTGATACACCACTTATTAAGTCTTCTACTATGGAGCAGCTTGTTCATTATCATACAGAACAGCAGGCGAAGGCAACAATTTTAACAGCTTATACAGAGCAGCCAGACGGCTATGGACGGATCATTCGAAACGAACAAGGAATGGTCGAGAAGATCGTTGAGCATAAAGATGCAACAGACGAAGAACGGCAAGTAAAGGAAATCAATACAGGCACTTATTGCTTCGATAACCGCTATCTATTTGATACGTTGAAAAAAGTATCGAATGATAATGCTCAAGGTGAATACTATTTGCCAGATGTAATTGAAATTCTTAAGAAAGCTGGAGAAAAAGTAGCAGCTTATCAAACAGAGGATTTTAATGAAACATTAGGTGTAAATGATCGCGTGGCTTTAAGTCAGGCAGAGAAGATTATGCGTGAACGTATTAATGAGCAGCATATGCGCAATGGTGTCACGCTCATCAGTCCAGAAAACACATTTATCGGTCCGGATGTTGTCATCGGTTCGGATACAGTGCTTTACCCTGGAACCGTCTTATCGGGAAATACAGTGATCGGTGCTGACTGTGAAATTGGACCAAATAGTGAAATCACTAATTGCCAAGTCGGAGATCATACTGTTGTTCGCCATTCTGTAGCGGCCGATAGTGAAATTGGTTCTCGCGTGGCTATTGGGCCATTTGCACACATTCGCCCGGCTTCTCAAATCAGTGATGAAGCAAAGATCGGTAATTTTGTTGAAATTAAAAAAACTGTCTTTGGCAAAGGCAGCAAAGCTTCCCATTTAAGTTATATCGGGGACGCGGAAGTAGGAAGCGGAGTAAACATCGGCTGTGGTTCCATTACAGTTAACTATGATGGAAAAAATAAGTTTTTAACAAAGATTGAAGATGATGCATTCATCGGCTGCAATTCTAATCTTGTAGCCCCAGTTACAGTAGGCAAGGGAGCATATGTAGCAGCAGGCTCTACGATTACAAACGACGTACCTGGTGAAGCTTTATCTATTGCTCGTGCCCGTCAAGTAAACAAAGAAAATTATGTAGAAAAATTAAATCTTAAAAAATAAAGGCGGAGGTCCACCCATGCATAATCAGTATTTAGATCCGAAGTTGAAAATCTTTTCTCTTAATTCTAACCGCAAACTTGCTGAAGAAATTGCTGAAACGATCGGCGTAGAATTAGGGAAATGCTCCGTGAAGCGTTTTAGTGACGGAGAGATACAAATTAATATTGAAGAGAGTATTCGCGGCTGTGACGTATACGTTGTTCAATCAACAAGCGCACCGGTCAATGAAAATCTAATGGAATTACTCATTATGATTGATGCTCTAAAAAGAGCCTCTGCTAAAACGATTAATATTGTCATTCCTTACTATGGTTATGCACGTCAGGACCGCAAAGCCCGCGCTCGTGAGCCAATCACAGCTAAGTTGGTAGCAAACTTACTTGAAACGGCTGGAGCTACTCGCGTGATTACGCTTGATCTACATGCACCGCAAATTCAAGGATTCTTTGATATACCAATCGATCATCTAATGGGTGTACCAATCTTATCTGATTACTTTAAAGGAAAGAACTTCAGCGGAGATGATGTCGTTATTGTTTCTCCAGATCATGGCGGAGTAACACGCGCACGTAAAATGGCTGATCGCTTAAAAGCACCGATTGCTATTATCGATAAGCGTCGCCCAAGACCAAACGTAGCTGAAGTGATGAATATTGTTGGTAACATTGATGGAAAGATTGCCATCTTGATCGATGATATCATCGATACAGCTGGCACAATTACACTTGCAGCAAATGCTCTTATCGAAAATGGAGCAAAAGAAGTATACGCTTCTTGTACGCATCCTGTACTTTCAGGTCCAGCGATCGAGCGCATTCAAAACTCTAACATTAAAGAACTGGTTATTACTAACTCCATTGCCCTGCCTGAAGAGAAGAAGACTGATAAAATTGTAGAGCTATCGATTGCACCATTGATCAGCGAAGCCATTATTCGCGTTCACGAAGAGCAATCTGTCAGCACTCTATTTGATTAATAGAAAAGCGGAGGGCGCTTGTTCAGCGGCGTAGGGACTGGACGGTTCTGCATGAGATAAAGGAAACACGAAGAGCGTTAGCGATTCGATGTTGATTTATCGCAAGAAAGGGCAGGGAGTCAACTAGCCGCTAAGCGCCTCCAGCTGGACAATAGAAAAGCGGAAGGCGCTCGATTAGCGACGACAAGCATAGGTCAAGCCGTCTGGAAGGTTGTTCTTTAACCTTCTGGGCGGCTTAGCTTATGACCTTGGGTCCCAAGGAGGCGCAGTTGAGCAAAGAAAAACAGAAGGTGCTCAATTCGCGTGATAGAAGGTTGGAGGGATTTCTGTTAGAGTCACTCTTAGCTCGAGCGAGATTTTCCAAACCGCCAGCCCCTTAATAAAATAGCCTTTTCCCAAAAAGCTGTTTTTTCAGTTTTAGAGGGAAGGGCTTTTTTATTTAGGCAGGCAGACACTGGTTGCTATAAAGTGACTATGAGCAAGTCGGCGGGTCTTTCATTCAGAGATAAAAAGAAGTCATTCTGCCCTTTTATGTTTAAGTATGACGAAATCAGGGAATAGATGATTTAGGACAAAAATTTTAAACAGAGATCATAATACAGGAAGGTGAGTTTCTCTAATGAATTCAGTACTTGAAGCAAAAAAGCGTCAAGAATTTCAACGTTCTGCTAAAACTGAGCTTCGTGAGGAAGGAAATTTCCCTGCTGTCGTTTATGGAAAAGATATGGAAGCAGAATCCGTCTTCGTCAATGAAGGAGATTTCATTAAAGTCATTAAAGAAGTTGGCCGCAATGGTGTGATTTCTTTAGCAGTGGATGGAAAAGAACATAACGTTATTCTGCATGACTATCAACA is from Bacillus sp. PK3_68 and encodes:
- the ridA gene encoding 2-iminobutanoate/2-iminopropanoate deaminase; the encoded protein is MKVVATNQAPAAIGPYSQGIIVNNMFYSSGQIPLTPAGELVNGDVTEQTHQVFKNLQAVLAEAGASLDTVVKATVFIADMEEFGAVNDVYSQYFGEHKPARSCVEVARLPKDVKVEIEVIALVK
- the spoVG gene encoding septation regulator SpoVG — encoded protein: MEVTDVRLRRVNTDGRMRAIASITLDNEFVIHDIRVIDGNNGLFVAMPSKRTPDGEFRDIAHPINSNTRGKIQDAVLAEYHRLGELEEVELEEAGAS
- the glmU gene encoding bifunctional UDP-N-acetylglucosamine diphosphorylase/glucosamine-1-phosphate N-acetyltransferase GlmU, encoding MTNIYAVILAAGKGTRMKSKLYKVLHPVCGKPMVEHVIDQISDLHTNKIVTIVGHGAEKVKGYLGEKSEFALQEEQLGTAHAVMQAEAILGEEEGCTLVVCGDTPLIKSSTMEQLVHYHTEQQAKATILTAYTEQPDGYGRIIRNEQGMVEKIVEHKDATDEERQVKEINTGTYCFDNRYLFDTLKKVSNDNAQGEYYLPDVIEILKKAGEKVAAYQTEDFNETLGVNDRVALSQAEKIMRERINEQHMRNGVTLISPENTFIGPDVVIGSDTVLYPGTVLSGNTVIGADCEIGPNSEITNCQVGDHTVVRHSVAADSEIGSRVAIGPFAHIRPASQISDEAKIGNFVEIKKTVFGKGSKASHLSYIGDAEVGSGVNIGCGSITVNYDGKNKFLTKIEDDAFIGCNSNLVAPVTVGKGAYVAAGSTITNDVPGEALSIARARQVNKENYVEKLNLKK
- the ispE gene encoding 4-(cytidine 5'-diphospho)-2-C-methyl-D-erythritol kinase; this translates as MKIMMKAPAKINLTLDVLHKRADGYHEVEMIMTTVDLADRIELEPLAKDEIKIISHNRFVPDDKRNLAYQAAMLLKERYGIRSGVAIGIEKVIPVAAGLAGGSSDAAATLKGLNKLWDLGLSLDELATLGAEIGSDVSFCVYGGTALAKGRGEKIQHLPAPPNCWVVLAKPTIGVSTAEVYKNLKIDGLRHPNTQAMMSAIETKDYHKMCAHLGNVLESVTLKLYPEVAQIKEQMERFGADAVLMSGSGPTVFGLMQHDSRMHRVCNGLRGFCDQVYAVRMLGEGIPVD
- a CDS encoding ribose-phosphate diphosphokinase, translating into MHNQYLDPKLKIFSLNSNRKLAEEIAETIGVELGKCSVKRFSDGEIQINIEESIRGCDVYVVQSTSAPVNENLMELLIMIDALKRASAKTINIVIPYYGYARQDRKARAREPITAKLVANLLETAGATRVITLDLHAPQIQGFFDIPIDHLMGVPILSDYFKGKNFSGDDVVIVSPDHGGVTRARKMADRLKAPIAIIDKRRPRPNVAEVMNIVGNIDGKIAILIDDIIDTAGTITLAANALIENGAKEVYASCTHPVLSGPAIERIQNSNIKELVITNSIALPEEKKTDKIVELSIAPLISEAIIRVHEEQSVSTLFD
- the purR gene encoding pur operon repressor; protein product: MKFRRSERLIDMTHYLLEHPQQLVSLTFFAERYGSAKSSISEDLSIVKETFEQRGIGSLQTIPGAAGGVKYFSKVSEIEARKFIANLCEQIESPERLLPGGYLYMMDLLGHPQVIHQVGKLLASAYAGMEIDAIMTVATKGIPIAHAIASHLNVPVVVVRRDSKVTEGPTVSINYVSGSTKRIQTMVLAKRSLKEGSKVLLVDDFMKAGGTINGMISLLAEFNASVAGIAVLVEAEHDEERLVEDYISLVKLQDVNVRTSAISVVEGNYFSKNIQFS
- a CDS encoding small, acid-soluble spore protein, alpha/beta type; its protein translation is MGRRRGIMSDQLKEELAKELGFYDTVQREGWGGITARDAGNMVKRAIELAENQLVNKR